One genomic window of Indioceanicola profundi includes the following:
- the pdeM gene encoding ligase-associated DNA damage response endonuclease PdeM: MNEILLNGARLLPDLSGALLWAERGWLVVADLHLEKGSGLAARGTLLPPYDTGATLARLEEACLRLRPRRVICLGDSFHDRKAAERVSAQDGSRIAALTAAHDWLWIAGNHDPAPPDGWGGNVAEEVAEGPLVLRHEALTAGSVAGEISGHYHPKASVDTRARRVTARCFAADANRLILPAFGAYAGGLNVLDPAMAGLFGPNLRVWMLGQDKVHCFPRSRLALPAHAARASAPARTIRVKAPGRD; the protein is encoded by the coding sequence ATGAACGAGATCCTGTTGAATGGTGCCCGGCTGCTGCCCGACCTGTCCGGCGCATTGCTGTGGGCGGAGCGGGGCTGGCTGGTGGTGGCCGACCTGCATCTGGAAAAGGGCTCCGGCCTTGCCGCGCGCGGAACGCTGCTGCCGCCCTACGACACCGGCGCCACCCTGGCCCGGCTGGAGGAGGCATGCCTGCGGCTGCGCCCGCGCCGGGTCATCTGCCTCGGCGACAGCTTCCACGACAGGAAGGCGGCGGAGCGCGTGTCGGCCCAGGACGGCAGCAGAATCGCCGCCCTGACCGCTGCCCACGACTGGTTGTGGATCGCCGGCAACCACGACCCCGCCCCGCCCGATGGCTGGGGCGGCAACGTTGCTGAGGAGGTAGCGGAAGGTCCGCTGGTCCTGCGCCACGAAGCCCTGACCGCCGGCTCCGTGGCGGGCGAGATTTCCGGCCATTACCATCCGAAAGCCAGCGTCGATACCCGCGCCCGCCGGGTCACCGCCCGCTGCTTCGCCGCCGATGCGAACCGCCTGATCCTTCCCGCCTTCGGGGCGTATGCCGGCGGGCTGAACGTGCTGGACCCGGCCATGGCCGGGCTGTTCGGGCCGAACCTCCGGGTCTGGATGCTGGGGCAGGACAAGGTCCATTGCTTCCCCCGCAGCCGCCTCGCCCTGCCCGCCCATGCCGCGCGCGCATCCGCTCCGGCGCGCACCATCCGCGTAAAAGCGCCGGGCCGGGATTGA
- a CDS encoding DUF350 domain-containing protein: MRELLAYSLSNILNYLAYAGSLALLLAVILAVYLWITPFKEIRLIRDGNNAAAISFAGVLVGFTLPLHAVASSAGTFPDMVIWGVTVLLGQLAGLLVAWRIVGHLRSGIEEDRVAYGILLGGIALAVGLINSASLGGY; the protein is encoded by the coding sequence ATGAGAGAACTGCTAGCCTACAGCCTGTCCAACATCCTCAACTACCTGGCCTATGCGGGCTCGCTCGCCTTGCTGCTGGCGGTGATCCTGGCCGTCTATCTCTGGATCACGCCCTTCAAGGAAATCCGCCTGATCCGCGACGGCAACAACGCCGCCGCCATTTCCTTCGCCGGGGTGCTGGTGGGCTTCACCCTGCCGCTGCATGCCGTGGCCTCCAGCGCCGGCACCTTCCCCGACATGGTGATCTGGGGCGTTACCGTGCTGTTGGGCCAGCTTGCCGGCCTGCTGGTCGCCTGGCGCATCGTCGGCCATCTCCGCAGCGGGATCGAGGAGGACCGGGTCGCCTATGGCATCCTGCTGGGCGGCATCGCCCTGGCCGTCGGGCTGATCAACTCCGCCAGCCTGGGTGGGTACTGA
- a CDS encoding redoxin domain-containing protein → MSSTVPNLLESRAMRTSRPIPPVPTSPLSRRGFLTRTALTAAGGVALTAGGAGVLTGLTRPALAAAPGAVGAPAPGFTGTDMFGKTVSLSDLKGKVVVLEWSNNGCPFVRKHYDSGNMQALQKEMTDKGVVWLTIVSSAEGEQGYVSPEEAQARFSEEGWNASHKILDPTGEIGRAYDAKVTPHMYVIGTDGTLLYNGAIDSIRSAKQEDIAKAEPLFRNAALAVLEGSPVQNATNQAYGCTIKYSKTTA, encoded by the coding sequence ATGTCGAGTACCGTCCCCAACCTGCTGGAGAGCAGAGCGATGCGCACTTCCCGTCCCATCCCGCCTGTGCCCACCTCTCCTTTGTCCCGCCGTGGGTTCCTGACCCGCACCGCGCTTACCGCGGCCGGCGGCGTTGCGCTGACCGCCGGCGGGGCCGGCGTTCTGACCGGCCTGACGCGCCCGGCTCTGGCCGCGGCTCCCGGCGCCGTAGGTGCGCCCGCGCCCGGCTTCACCGGCACCGACATGTTCGGCAAGACGGTCAGCCTGTCCGACCTGAAGGGCAAGGTCGTGGTGCTGGAGTGGAGCAACAATGGCTGCCCCTTCGTGCGCAAGCACTATGACAGCGGCAATATGCAGGCCCTGCAGAAGGAGATGACGGACAAGGGCGTGGTCTGGCTGACCATCGTCTCCAGCGCGGAGGGGGAGCAGGGCTATGTCTCGCCGGAGGAGGCGCAGGCCCGCTTCAGCGAGGAGGGCTGGAACGCCAGCCACAAAATCCTGGACCCGACGGGGGAGATCGGCCGCGCCTATGACGCCAAGGTCACCCCGCACATGTATGTGATCGGAACCGACGGCACCCTGCTCTACAATGGCGCCATCGACAGCATCCGCAGCGCCAAGCAGGAGGACATCGCCAAGGCCGAGCCCCTGTTCCGCAATGCGGCCCTGGCCGTGCTGGAGGGCAGCCCCGTCCAGAACGCCACCAACCAGGCCTATGGCTGCACCATCAAATACTCCAAGACCACGGCGTAA
- a CDS encoding enoyl-CoA hydratase/isomerase family protein, whose translation MADEVLVARDGRGVATVTLNRPEVHNAFNDAVIAELHRVWDELGGDGDVRVVLLRGNGPSFSAGADLNWMKRMAGYSREENRQDALGLARMLRALNELPKPTVAVVHGPAFAGGTGLVAACDIAIAADTALFALTEVKLGLIPATIGPYVVAAMGARQARRYFLTAERFSALEAQRIGLVHEMVPGHLLEDAVEKTVSRLLDGGPKALAATKELIRAVDRPLDDAMVVDTADRIAEARAREEGREGIACFLEKRTPGWVLKTRA comes from the coding sequence ATGGCGGATGAGGTTCTGGTCGCGCGCGACGGGCGCGGCGTGGCGACGGTCACGCTCAACCGGCCGGAGGTGCACAACGCCTTCAACGACGCGGTGATCGCGGAGTTGCACCGGGTCTGGGACGAGCTGGGCGGCGATGGGGACGTGCGCGTCGTGCTGCTGCGGGGCAACGGCCCCAGCTTCAGCGCCGGGGCCGACCTGAACTGGATGAAGCGCATGGCCGGCTACAGCAGGGAGGAGAACCGGCAGGATGCGCTGGGCCTCGCTCGGATGCTGCGCGCTCTGAACGAGCTTCCGAAGCCCACGGTGGCGGTGGTGCACGGGCCGGCCTTCGCCGGCGGCACCGGGCTGGTCGCCGCCTGCGACATCGCCATCGCCGCCGACACCGCCCTGTTCGCGCTGACGGAGGTGAAGCTGGGCCTGATCCCGGCCACCATCGGCCCCTATGTGGTGGCCGCCATGGGCGCCCGGCAGGCGCGGCGCTACTTCCTGACGGCGGAGCGGTTCAGCGCTCTGGAGGCGCAGCGGATCGGGCTGGTGCATGAGATGGTGCCCGGCCATCTGCTGGAGGACGCGGTGGAGAAGACCGTATCCCGTCTGCTGGATGGCGGGCCGAAGGCTCTGGCCGCCACCAAGGAGCTGATCCGCGCCGTGGACCGCCCGCTGGACGATGCCATGGTCGTCGACACCGCCGACCGCATCGCCGAGGCCCGCGCCAGGGAGGAGGGGCGGGAGGGGATCGCCTGCTTCCTGGAAAAGCGCACGCCGGGCTGGGTGCTCAAGACGCGGGCATAG
- a CDS encoding monovalent cation:proton antiporter-2 (CPA2) family protein, producing the protein MEEAHHTLPFVQESLLFLAAAVIVVLLLHRIRVSPVLGYLLAGLLIGPSGLKLVGQVEEVRAVAELGVVFLLFVIGLELSVERLKALKRWVFGLGTAQVLVTSTAIGLVAWGWGNSVEVAVVLGSCLALSSTAVVIQLLVERGEVASPTGRLSFAVLLFQDLAVVPILVLVSILASPGDQPIPVVVGLSLLKAAVAVVAILVIGRYTLGPLLRRVAATRSTDLFTACALMIVLGTGWATNLGGLSAALGAFLAGLVLAGTEFRHQVESDIQPFKGLLLGLFFLAVGMGIDVGLIVHQLGLVVLSVVGLILLKALIAAGLAVAFGAPRDVAIRSGLLLGEGGEFAFVVIGTALASGLLPQETAQFMFAVVGLSIVATPFLPALADAVVKRAVPPRPELPVGAEPIDQDGLSGHVIIAGFGRVGQTVAKLFTEQQVPYVAVDLGPDLVRRMREQDLPVHYGDGSRPEILKQLGADRAVAVVVTLDTPSAAGRTVDTIRHHWPDLRIFARSRDREHAAALLAQGCIAVVPETFESSLSLAKGALEALGVPTAAVDELVIKHRETDATAQ; encoded by the coding sequence ATGGAAGAGGCGCATCATACGCTTCCCTTCGTCCAGGAATCGCTGCTGTTTCTGGCTGCCGCCGTCATCGTCGTGCTGCTGCTGCACCGCATCCGGGTCAGCCCGGTGCTGGGCTATCTGCTGGCCGGACTTCTTATCGGCCCATCCGGGCTGAAGCTGGTTGGACAAGTGGAGGAGGTGCGGGCGGTCGCCGAGTTGGGCGTGGTGTTCCTGCTGTTCGTCATCGGGCTGGAACTGTCGGTGGAGCGGCTGAAGGCGCTTAAGCGCTGGGTCTTCGGACTGGGAACGGCCCAGGTGCTGGTCACGTCGACCGCGATCGGCCTGGTCGCCTGGGGCTGGGGCAACAGCGTGGAGGTGGCGGTGGTGCTGGGCTCCTGCCTCGCGCTGTCCTCGACCGCCGTGGTCATCCAGCTGCTGGTGGAGCGTGGCGAGGTGGCGAGTCCGACCGGCCGCCTGTCCTTCGCCGTACTGCTGTTCCAGGATCTGGCGGTGGTGCCGATCCTGGTACTGGTCAGCATCCTGGCCAGCCCAGGCGATCAGCCCATTCCGGTGGTGGTGGGGCTGTCCCTGCTGAAGGCCGCGGTGGCGGTGGTGGCGATCCTGGTGATCGGGCGCTACACGCTGGGGCCGCTGCTGCGCCGCGTGGCAGCGACACGCAGCACCGACCTGTTCACGGCCTGCGCCCTGATGATCGTGCTGGGCACCGGCTGGGCCACAAATCTGGGCGGGCTGTCTGCGGCGCTGGGCGCGTTCCTGGCGGGGCTGGTGCTGGCGGGCACCGAATTCCGGCATCAGGTCGAATCGGATATCCAGCCCTTCAAGGGGCTGCTCCTGGGCCTGTTCTTCCTGGCCGTGGGCATGGGCATCGATGTCGGCCTGATCGTGCATCAGCTCGGCCTGGTAGTCCTGTCGGTGGTCGGGCTGATCCTGCTGAAAGCTTTGATCGCCGCCGGTCTTGCCGTCGCCTTCGGCGCGCCGCGGGATGTCGCGATCCGCAGCGGCCTGCTGCTGGGGGAAGGGGGCGAATTCGCCTTTGTCGTCATCGGCACCGCCCTTGCCAGCGGCCTGCTTCCGCAGGAAACAGCGCAGTTCATGTTTGCCGTGGTGGGCCTGTCCATCGTCGCGACCCCGTTCCTGCCGGCTCTGGCGGATGCAGTGGTGAAGCGCGCGGTCCCGCCCCGGCCGGAACTGCCGGTGGGGGCTGAGCCCATCGACCAGGACGGGCTGTCCGGCCACGTCATCATCGCCGGCTTCGGCCGCGTCGGGCAGACGGTCGCCAAACTCTTCACGGAGCAGCAGGTGCCCTATGTCGCCGTGGACCTGGGCCCCGATCTGGTCCGACGCATGCGGGAACAGGATTTGCCCGTGCATTATGGCGACGGCAGCCGTCCGGAAATCCTGAAGCAGCTCGGCGCCGACCGGGCGGTGGCGGTGGTGGTGACTTTGGACACTCCCTCCGCCGCCGGCCGCACCGTGGACACGATCCGCCACCACTGGCCGGATCTCCGCATCTTTGCCCGCTCCCGCGACCGGGAGCATGCGGCCGCACTTCTGGCCCAGGGATGCATCGCCGTGGTGCCGGAAACCTTTGAAAGCAGCCTGTCCTTGGCCAAGGGCGCGTTGGAGGCGCTGGGCGTGCCGACCGCGGCGGTGGATGAGCTGGTGATCAAGCACCGGGAAACGGACGCCACGGCACAATGA
- a CDS encoding cation:proton antiporter, whose protein sequence is MELLAQNPFYELSALLALAAAVGLVGLMLRQPLIVAFIATGILAGPDALGIVHSAEQIDLLAEIGIAVLLFLVGLKLDVQIVRSLGAVAVATGLGQVGFTAGIGFLICLALGLDWITSAYVAVALTFSSTIIIVKLLSDKREVDSLHGRIALGFLIVQDIFVVLAMVALSAYGVGADKGSSGMGVPGVLLSGLVMVGLVWLFIRYVAERLLRRVSRLPELMLTFALAWAVLFAALADWLGLGKEIGGLLAGVSLASTSFREAVASRLSSLRDFLLLFFFIGLGSRLDLDLLGSMVPEALALSAFVLAGNPLIVLLIMGAMGYRKRTGFLAGLTVAQISEFSLIFMGMGLTLGHVLPASVGLVTLVGLITITLSTYMIIYSQTLYRIFEPWLDFAERAVPHRESSQDQGADGMGRHDVLLFGLGRYGFELGKILTERGAKVMGVDFDPRVVERWRTRGNEGTYGDAADPEFPASLPVSGISWVVIATTPLAPGVTHSDNRLALIEGLRQAGYEGRIAVRCDDPWDARRMTAAGVDTILMPFVDAAGQAADVLGFPTDADGGGQQRATA, encoded by the coding sequence ATGGAACTGCTCGCCCAGAACCCGTTCTATGAGCTTTCGGCACTGCTGGCCCTGGCGGCCGCGGTTGGGCTCGTGGGGCTGATGCTGCGGCAGCCGCTGATCGTCGCCTTCATCGCCACCGGTATCCTGGCCGGTCCCGATGCGCTGGGCATCGTCCACTCCGCGGAGCAGATCGACCTGCTGGCGGAGATCGGGATCGCGGTACTGCTGTTCCTCGTCGGTCTGAAGCTGGACGTTCAGATCGTGCGCAGCCTGGGCGCGGTGGCGGTGGCGACCGGGCTGGGGCAGGTGGGCTTCACCGCCGGGATCGGTTTCCTGATCTGTCTGGCACTGGGGCTGGACTGGATCACCAGCGCCTATGTCGCCGTCGCCCTGACCTTCTCCAGCACCATCATCATCGTCAAGCTGCTGAGCGACAAGCGAGAGGTCGATTCGCTGCATGGGCGCATCGCGCTGGGATTCCTGATCGTCCAGGATATCTTTGTCGTGTTGGCCATGGTGGCGCTGTCGGCCTATGGCGTCGGAGCCGACAAGGGCTCCAGCGGAATGGGCGTGCCCGGCGTGCTGCTCAGCGGTCTCGTCATGGTCGGGCTGGTCTGGCTGTTCATCCGCTATGTGGCGGAACGGCTGTTGCGCCGGGTTTCCCGCCTGCCGGAACTGATGCTGACATTCGCGCTGGCCTGGGCCGTGCTGTTCGCCGCACTGGCGGACTGGTTGGGGCTGGGGAAGGAGATCGGCGGCCTGCTGGCGGGCGTCAGCCTGGCCTCCACCAGTTTCCGGGAGGCGGTGGCATCGCGCCTTTCGTCCCTGCGCGATTTCCTGCTGCTGTTTTTCTTCATCGGCCTCGGCTCCCGCCTCGACCTGGACCTGCTGGGCAGCATGGTGCCGGAGGCGCTGGCCCTTTCGGCCTTCGTGCTGGCGGGCAATCCGCTGATCGTGCTGCTGATCATGGGCGCCATGGGTTATCGCAAACGCACCGGCTTCCTGGCCGGCCTCACCGTGGCGCAGATCAGCGAATTTTCCCTGATCTTCATGGGCATGGGGCTGACGCTGGGGCATGTGCTGCCCGCCAGCGTGGGGCTGGTCACCCTGGTCGGGCTGATCACCATCACGCTCTCCACCTACATGATCATCTACTCACAGACCCTGTACCGCATCTTCGAGCCGTGGCTGGATTTCGCGGAGCGGGCGGTGCCCCATCGCGAGAGCAGCCAGGACCAGGGTGCTGACGGTATGGGGCGGCATGACGTGCTGCTGTTCGGCCTGGGCCGCTACGGTTTCGAACTCGGCAAAATCCTGACCGAGCGCGGGGCCAAGGTCATGGGCGTAGACTTCGACCCGCGGGTGGTGGAGCGCTGGCGCACCCGCGGCAACGAAGGCACCTATGGCGACGCCGCCGACCCGGAATTTCCGGCGTCGCTGCCGGTAAGCGGGATAAGCTGGGTGGTGATCGCCACCACCCCGCTCGCGCCGGGGGTGACCCACAGCGACAACCGCCTCGCCCTGATCGAGGGTTTGCGGCAAGCCGGCTATGAGGGGCGCATCGCCGTGCGCTGTGACGACCCCTGGGATGCCCGCCGTATGACCGCTGCCGGCGTGGATACCATCCTGATGCCCTTCGTCGACGCGGCCGGACAGGCGGCGGACGTGCTCGGCTTTCCGACCGATGCGGATGGCGGCGGGCAGCAACGCGCCACGGCCTGA
- a CDS encoding acetyl/propionyl/methylcrotonyl-CoA carboxylase subunit alpha, translating to MFTTLLIANRGEIACRVIRTAKRMGLRTVAVHSDADAGARHVAMADMAVNIGPAPARDSYLRVDAILDAARLTGAQAIHPGYGFLSENAAFADACARAGLVFVGPPASAIRAMGGKSKAKALMEQAGVPLVPGYHGEDQNPDLLKAEADRIGYPVLIKASAGGGGKGMKVAATAAEFADQLASAKREAASSFGDDRVLIERYLTRPRHVEIQVFADSHGDCVYLFERDCSIQRRHQKVVEEAPAPSMDPAIRRRMGEAAVAAAQAIGYVGAGTVEFLLDEDGSFYFMEMNTRLQVEHPVTEMITGQDLVEWQLRIAAGGKLPLGQEDLAIDGHAIEVRLYAEDPAKGFLPQTGRLTHLRFPAEDGRHVRVDTGVRAGDAISIHYDPMIAKLIVWDRDRPAAVRRLCRALAETEIAGLNANVGFLSAIAAHPAFLAADLDTRFIERHQADLLPEAQPVPEDALALATLGLLLDRNARMAAQARGSNDPYSPWSRSDGWRLNDEAHDTVTLREPGEGGAEHAVKLTYVGGGYRFHLREGEVAVRGELGTDGTLVTEMGGVRSMATWIRHGSDITLFRAGRTHRLHLVEPLASAAAEAGAGGRLTAPMPGKVIAVHVADGAVVEKGQPLIVLEAMKMEHAIKAPSAGTVTRIRFQVGEQVPDGAELVGFEAT from the coding sequence ATGTTCACCACGCTGCTGATCGCCAACCGGGGGGAGATCGCCTGCCGGGTGATCCGGACCGCGAAGCGGATGGGCCTCCGCACCGTGGCCGTGCATTCCGACGCCGATGCCGGTGCACGCCATGTCGCCATGGCCGATATGGCCGTGAATATCGGCCCGGCCCCAGCGCGGGACAGCTATCTGCGCGTGGACGCCATCCTGGACGCCGCCCGCCTTACCGGCGCGCAGGCCATCCATCCCGGCTACGGCTTCCTGTCCGAAAATGCCGCCTTCGCCGACGCCTGCGCCAGGGCCGGCCTGGTCTTCGTCGGCCCGCCCGCCTCCGCCATCCGCGCCATGGGCGGCAAGAGCAAGGCCAAGGCCCTGATGGAGCAGGCCGGCGTGCCTCTGGTGCCCGGTTATCACGGGGAGGACCAGAACCCCGATCTTCTCAAGGCGGAAGCCGACCGCATCGGCTATCCCGTGCTGATCAAGGCCAGCGCCGGCGGCGGCGGCAAGGGCATGAAGGTGGCGGCCACCGCCGCGGAGTTCGCCGACCAGCTCGCCTCCGCCAAGCGGGAAGCGGCCAGCAGCTTCGGCGACGACCGGGTACTGATCGAGCGTTACCTGACCCGCCCGCGCCATGTGGAAATCCAGGTCTTCGCCGACAGCCACGGCGATTGCGTCTATCTGTTCGAGCGCGACTGCTCCATCCAGCGCCGCCACCAGAAGGTGGTGGAGGAGGCGCCCGCCCCGAGCATGGACCCGGCCATCCGCCGCCGCATGGGGGAGGCCGCGGTGGCCGCCGCCCAGGCCATCGGCTATGTCGGCGCCGGCACCGTGGAGTTCCTGCTGGATGAGGATGGCAGCTTCTACTTCATGGAGATGAACACCCGCCTGCAGGTGGAGCATCCCGTGACGGAGATGATTACCGGCCAGGACCTCGTCGAGTGGCAGCTCCGCATCGCGGCCGGCGGGAAGCTGCCGCTTGGGCAGGAGGATCTCGCCATCGACGGTCACGCCATCGAGGTGCGGCTCTATGCCGAGGACCCGGCCAAGGGCTTCCTGCCCCAGACCGGGCGGCTGACGCATCTGCGCTTCCCGGCGGAGGATGGCCGCCATGTGCGGGTGGATACGGGTGTGCGGGCCGGCGACGCCATCTCCATCCATTACGATCCGATGATCGCCAAGCTGATCGTCTGGGACCGCGACCGGCCCGCGGCGGTGCGCCGGCTGTGCCGCGCCTTGGCGGAGACGGAGATCGCCGGGTTGAACGCCAATGTCGGCTTCCTGTCCGCCATCGCCGCCCACCCGGCCTTCCTGGCCGCCGACCTGGACACCCGCTTCATCGAGCGGCACCAAGCCGATCTTCTGCCGGAAGCTCAGCCGGTTCCGGAAGATGCGCTCGCTCTCGCAACGTTGGGACTGCTGCTGGACCGTAATGCCCGGATGGCAGCTCAGGCCCGCGGCTCCAACGATCCCTACAGCCCCTGGTCCCGCAGTGACGGCTGGCGCCTGAATGACGAGGCGCACGACACCGTTACCCTGCGCGAGCCGGGGGAGGGGGGAGCGGAGCATGCCGTGAAACTCACTTATGTCGGCGGCGGTTACCGCTTCCACCTGAGGGAGGGAGAGGTCGCCGTCCGTGGTGAGCTAGGGACGGACGGTACGCTGGTAACGGAGATGGGCGGTGTGCGCAGCATGGCGACATGGATACGCCACGGCTCCGACATCACGCTGTTCCGCGCCGGCCGCACCCATCGCCTCCACCTCGTGGAGCCCTTGGCCAGTGCCGCGGCGGAAGCCGGGGCCGGCGGCCGGCTGACAGCGCCCATGCCGGGCAAGGTCATCGCCGTCCATGTCGCTGACGGTGCGGTGGTGGAGAAGGGGCAGCCGCTGATCGTGCTGGAGGCCATGAAGATGGAGCACGCCATCAAGGCCCCCTCCGCCGGCACCGTAACCCGCATCCGCTTCCAGGTCGGCGAGCAGGTGCCCGACGGGGCGGAGCTGGTGGGGTTCGAGGCGACCTAG
- a CDS encoding GNAT family N-acetyltransferase → MTPPSSAASSAGTPRLRPGVPEDAPEIAAALRSALAAPPWNEDWPEARALDRVREILGMPRAYAAVAEDGNGAMLGYLLAVAQSSAAGFQMRVEEIGVVPMAQRRGIGTALMRRLVEESYRMGADCIWLASAADGPQAAFYASLGLTRNPRGALYGAMLR, encoded by the coding sequence ATGACGCCGCCCTCCTCCGCAGCCTCCTCTGCCGGTACGCCCCGCCTGCGGCCCGGCGTACCGGAGGACGCGCCTGAGATTGCCGCGGCCCTGCGCTCCGCACTGGCGGCACCGCCCTGGAACGAGGACTGGCCGGAGGCGCGAGCATTGGACCGCGTCCGGGAAATACTGGGCATGCCGCGCGCCTATGCCGCCGTGGCGGAGGATGGGAACGGGGCCATGCTGGGCTATCTGCTGGCCGTTGCCCAATCCTCCGCCGCCGGGTTCCAGATGCGGGTGGAGGAGATCGGGGTCGTGCCGATGGCCCAGAGACGGGGAATCGGCACGGCCCTGATGCGCCGGCTGGTCGAGGAATCCTACCGCATGGGTGCGGACTGCATCTGGCTGGCATCCGCCGCGGACGGTCCGCAGGCAGCATTCTACGCGTCGCTAGGCCTGACCAGGAACCCGCGGGGCGCGCTCTATGGGGCGATGCTGCGCTAG
- a CDS encoding hydroxymethylglutaryl-CoA lyase, whose product MAFIRIVEVGPRDGLQNESRAIALDTKVELIDRLAATGLKSIEAGAFVSPKWVPQMAGSGEVLTRIRKAPGVAYPVLVPNEKGLEAALAAGAQEIAVFGAASESFSRRNINCSIAESLDRFRPVAEQALAAGLKVRGYVSCVLGCPYEGEIDAGKVAEVAAALVSMGCYEVSLGDTIGVGTPARAKRMAQRVAQDVSADRLALHFHDTYGQAVANILACLETGVAVIDTSVAGLGGCPYAKGASGNVATEDVLYLLNGLGLETGVDLDKVARIGGWISDQLERPNGSKVGRALLAKAVA is encoded by the coding sequence ATGGCTTTCATCCGCATCGTCGAGGTCGGCCCGCGCGACGGGCTGCAGAACGAGAGCCGGGCCATCGCCCTGGACACCAAGGTGGAACTGATCGACCGGCTCGCCGCCACGGGGCTGAAGAGCATTGAGGCCGGGGCTTTCGTCTCCCCGAAATGGGTTCCGCAGATGGCTGGCTCCGGCGAGGTGCTGACCCGTATCCGGAAAGCGCCCGGCGTGGCCTATCCTGTGCTGGTGCCGAACGAGAAGGGGCTGGAGGCGGCCCTGGCTGCGGGCGCGCAGGAAATCGCCGTGTTCGGAGCGGCATCGGAAAGCTTCAGCCGGCGCAACATCAATTGCAGCATCGCCGAAAGTCTCGACCGCTTCCGTCCTGTCGCCGAGCAGGCCCTTGCGGCGGGTCTGAAGGTCCGCGGCTATGTCTCCTGCGTGCTGGGCTGCCCCTATGAGGGGGAGATCGATGCAGGCAAGGTGGCGGAGGTGGCGGCGGCCCTCGTTTCCATGGGCTGTTACGAGGTCAGCCTGGGAGACACCATCGGCGTCGGCACGCCAGCCAGGGCCAAGCGGATGGCGCAGCGGGTGGCTCAGGATGTCTCGGCCGACAGGCTGGCGCTGCACTTCCACGATACCTACGGTCAGGCCGTGGCAAATATCCTCGCCTGTCTGGAAACAGGCGTTGCCGTCATCGACACATCCGTCGCCGGGCTCGGCGGCTGCCCCTATGCCAAGGGTGCCAGCGGCAATGTGGCGACGGAGGATGTGCTCTACCTGCTCAACGGGCTGGGGCTGGAAACCGGCGTGGACCTTGATAAGGTCGCCCGGATCGGCGGCTGGATTTCGGACCAGCTTGAACGGCCGAACGGAAGCAAGGTGGGGCGTGCCCTGCTGGCGAAGGCAGTCGCCTGA
- a CDS encoding DUF1489 family protein — protein sequence MTIHLLRLAVRAESLESMRAWRQEAQIDWQGRRVVPTWTKRAPNRQAELLDGGCIYWVVKGFIRCRQRMIGFEMRNDADGQSYCAMMMDPELVETIAVPKRPFQGWRYLKPEDAPNDLGEGNGGDALPEHLLEELRALGLA from the coding sequence ATGACCATCCATCTCCTCCGCCTTGCTGTCAGGGCGGAAAGCCTCGAATCGATGCGGGCCTGGCGCCAGGAGGCGCAGATCGACTGGCAGGGCCGGCGTGTCGTGCCGACCTGGACCAAGCGCGCGCCCAACCGTCAAGCCGAGTTGCTGGATGGCGGCTGCATCTACTGGGTGGTGAAGGGATTCATCCGCTGCCGTCAGCGCATGATCGGCTTCGAGATGCGGAACGATGCGGACGGGCAGAGCTACTGCGCCATGATGATGGACCCCGAGCTGGTCGAGACGATCGCCGTGCCAAAGCGCCCCTTCCAGGGCTGGCGCTATCTCAAGCCGGAAGATGCGCCCAACGATCTTGGGGAGGGGAATGGCGGGGACGCCCTGCCGGAACATCTGCTGGAGGAATTGCGGGCGTTGGGCCTGGCCTGA